The Planctomycetia bacterium nucleotide sequence TGTAAGCTGGTGTACCACGGTGTTCGAGCACAGTCGATTGCGCAAGCTGCCATCACTCGAGAGCGACGTCGCAAAGAAGAAAGCCGAGCTAATGCGGCTGTGCGATCGCCGTAAGCGTGCAAGATCTCGGTTAAGTTCGTCGCGATGCAAAGATCGTAATCACGGTCCGGCGAGACCTGAGATAGCGTCAGTATCTCGGATTCGACTCCAAGAACGTTTAACGCTTCCGCAATGCGCACGCCACATTGGTTGTAAAAGTAATTCACGGTGCCGGGAATTACGATCAGCGCGCGAGTGCCATCGCTCGGATTAAGTTGAATACGCATACCCGTGGTCTTTGTGCCTTGCGCGAATGCCGTAGGATCGTAGAATGCCGAAATGCATGCAATGCCGGCAGAAATAGACGCATGGCATCTAGTCGAACGAGGGAATGTAACACGAGGCAGGAGAACTCAACAAGCCTGATCGGTTCGTATTACAGCTGGGCGAATTACGAGGCGAAGAAGGCTTATGCGCCGCGCTGAATGCCCGTGTCGTTCCGTGAAGCTAGCATGCAACTCGTACAAGAAGCGTGTCGTACAAGCACCGAGGCCGAATCGACATTCGACTTCGTCCGCGGAGCTCTGAGCGGCCTTTGCGGTCCGGTTCGTCGTGGCTGCGCTCCGTAAGTTGTCAGGCCTATGCCGCAAGTGCGATGTTTCGAGATTGGGTTTGATCGTTATAGATCACGGTGCTGCCTTCGCTGTCGAACTCAACCTCGTATTCCTTCAGTTCCCTGAGCGAATATCGCAACTGCTCTTGTCGCCGTTCCGGCACGTAAAAGAGCAAAAAGCCACTACCGCCCGCTCCGAGTAGTTTGCCTCCCGTCGCGCCGTTCTTGATGCCAAGCTCGTAATAGTGATTGATCTTCTCGTTGGAGATTCCGGAAGCGAGTTCCTGCTTGTGCATCCAGCCGGTGTGCATGATCTCGCCGAAGGCATCGATGTCGCCGCTTCGGACGGCGATTCTCAAGTCTCTGGCAAGCTGTGTGATCTTCTTTAGCGAGGCGATCTTCGCCGAATCCTGCCGAATGTTATCGCGCTGTTCGCGAAGGACGGCGCTCGCCGATCGACTCGACCCTAAGTAGTACATCCGTAGGCTGTTTTGGAGTCGTCGGGATACCGTTTCCGATAATGCTAACGACTCGACCTTGACTTCACCGTCGGGCATAAATCGAAGATAATTCATGCCTCCTATGGAAGCCGCATATTGATCCTGTTTACCGATCGGCTCTGCGAGCTTGTCGATTTCGATTTGGCAGGCGTATTCCGCGGCTTTGAACTTGTGCATGGCGCGGCGTGTATAAGCGTTGCATAAGTTGATTAAACCGACGGTGAATGCCGACGACGACCCTAGGCCCGTTCCCGCAGGCACATCCGCACTGGAATTAAAATCGACGCCGGAGATCCCGTATTCGTTAAATACCTCGCGAATGATTTTGTGCTTGATGTCACTCGTCGAATCGACGAGTTCGCTCTCCGAATACTTCAAAAAGATCTTGTCTTGGTGGAAGAACGGATGCATCGACAAATAAACGTATTTACGAATCGCCACACTGAGGACCGCTCCCCCGTGTGCCGAGTAAAACTCTTTCATGTCGCTCCCACCGCCGGCGAAGCTGATTCTCAGCGGAGTTCGTGAGATAATCATGCGACTGCTTTCTTGGTAACCGTGTGCGGCTGTTCGAGGATCGTGCGAACGGCATCCGGCAAGTCCATTGCCGATGCATCTCCCCACGGTGTCGATGAGTTCGCTCCGATGTGGATCGTACGACAGCCCGCTCTTCGTCCTGCGATCAAATCGCTTTCCTGATCGCCGACCATCCAAGAATGTTCAAGAGCGATGTTCAAATCCGCGGCTGCTTGCAGCAGCATGCCGGGCTTAGGCTTCCGGCATTCGCAGTCGACTTTCAATTCGCCGACTTCGCCTGCAAAGCCCGATCGAGGATGATGAGGACAGAAGTAAATGGCATCGAGCCAAGCGTGCTCTCGACCTAATAAGGTCTCAAGCCGAGTATGAATTTGCGCGAGTTCCTCGAAACTAAGCATTCCTTTAGCCAGCATCGGCTGATTGGTGACGAGTACGGCCAAATGCTCGCTACGATTGATCGCTCGAATGGCTGCTGCGGCGCCATCTGCTAGTTCCAGATCTTCGGGACGAACAAGATGATCTACGAATCGGACCACCGTTCCGTCGCGGTCGAGAAATACGGCCGAGCGAGAATGGGCCAAGTTCATTCGAGAAATGCGCCCGCTTACAAACGCATGATCGATCGCCGCCAAGCGATCAGGCGTGCCCATGTCTTTGAGGAATTCGGGAGTCCGATAAGCAAACACGCGCCGGCCATCTTGGATCATGGATGGGATAACGTCGCGTCCGAAATCGCTCGACTTGCCATACGAGATGTACGAAAACACTTCCGGTGAAAGAATATAGACGCCGGCGTTTACGGTGTTACCGTAACAGGCATTTTCAGCATGGGGCTTGGCATGCCACTGTCGGGCGAAACCGTTTTCGTCGACCTCAAGTAAATCGCTGTCGTAGGGATGGTCGTTGGGGTGAACGACCAGCGTTGCCAGGGCATTCTTTTCTCGGTCACAGGCGATGAGTCTTGCCAGATCCATATCTAGCATCACATCTCCATAGAACACCATAAAGCGATCGTCGATGACATGTCGAAGTAAGGCGACGCTTCCTGCAGTACCGAGAGGAGCGGGCTCGACGACATGCGTAATCTTCATTCCGAGGGCGCTACCGTCGCCGAAGTGATCGAAGATCGTATTCGCCAAGAAGCCGCTTAGAATGAATACTTCGCGGATCCCATAGCGATAAGCCAATCGCAGCTGATGCTCGAGCACCGCCATCCCGCCGATCGGAACCATCGGTTTCGGTATCGTGGTGCAGCCGAGGCGAGTTCCTTTTCCGCCGGCGATGATGACGAGTTTCATGACTTCACGTCTAAAATGGCTCGCACGGCCGTTACCACCGCTTCATCGGAGCTGCACTTCGCCCGCCAGCCGAGCGAATGGAGTTTGTCGATCCGATACGTCACTTGCGGGACATCGCCGATCCATCCGCGAGAGCCGCCCGTATATTGGATCTCAGGCGTGAGTTGCATCTCGCTCACCACCGTATCGACGATTTGCTTGACGCTGGTACGCGAGGCGACGCCGATGTTGTAAACGTTGATTTGCTCATGGGCGTGCTGCCAAATATGCAGCAGTCCGTCGACGAGGTCGCGCACGTAAAGATAGGGCTTCGCCTGCCGGCCATCCCCTAAGACTCGCAGTTTGTGTGGGTCGCTACGAAGGCGATTGATAAAATCGAAGATCGCACCGTGAGTGGCTTTTTCGCCGACGACGTTCGGAAACCGCGCGATCCAAGCCTGCATGCCGTAATTGGAAACAAAGCTGCTGATGAACGCTTCGCCGGCCAACTTCGCTGCGCCGTAGTGCGAGACCGGCAGCAGCGGACCATAGCTCTCGTCCAACGGTTGCGAAGAGTCGCCGTAGATCGCGGAAGTCGAGGCGAATACGATCTGTTTTACGTCATGAGCGCGCATTGAGCGCAAGACGTTGTAAGTAGTTCGTAGCGTGCGATCGAAATCGACATCCGGATTATCGTGACTACGCGCGATATCGGAGTTGGCTGCTAGGTGAAATACGCATTCGATCCCGGCCGAGGCCATCAGGGCGTCGAGAGCGCACGAATCAAGTAGATCGAATACCTGGAGCTGGAACCGCTCATGGTCTAGGAGATGCGAAACGTTATTGCGACTCCCTAGCGAGAGGTCGTCGACCACCGTAACGTCGTGGCCGAGCTCAAGTAAGGCTGCCGATGCATGGCAACCGATAAAACCGGCTCCGCCGGTAATGAGTACCCTCACGCTTTGTCCTTGATATTCCTTACTAAGGGTCGGAATCCGAATCGCAATTTCGGAGGTTTTCCATTTCTAGCGGCTAGACAAAACAGGACCAATAGCAAACGGCATCGCCTCATTCGTTGGAAGTGCCGGCAAATACTCGCTAGCAATGACGACAATGACATCGGCTCGCCGACCTTGCCGCTCGGGTCTTAGTCGCACAGCGCGACGGACACGGTTTGCGATGATCGCTCGCTTTGATTGAGCGGCTTAGTCATGGCGGTCTTCGGACGTCGGCTTCAGACGAA carries:
- a CDS encoding HAD-IIIA family hydrolase, which translates into the protein MKLVIIAGGKGTRLGCTTIPKPMVPIGGMAVLEHQLRLAYRYGIREVFILSGFLANTIFDHFGDGSALGMKITHVVEPAPLGTAGSVALLRHVIDDRFMVFYGDVMLDMDLARLIACDREKNALATLVVHPNDHPYDSDLLEVDENGFARQWHAKPHAENACYGNTVNAGVYILSPEVFSYISYGKSSDFGRDVIPSMIQDGRRVFAYRTPEFLKDMGTPDRLAAIDHAFVSGRISRMNLAHSRSAVFLDRDGTVVRFVDHLVRPEDLELADGAAAAIRAINRSEHLAVLVTNQPMLAKGMLSFEELAQIHTRLETLLGREHAWLDAIYFCPHHPRSGFAGEVGELKVDCECRKPKPGMLLQAAADLNIALEHSWMVGDQESDLIAGRRAGCRTIHIGANSSTPWGDASAMDLPDAVRTILEQPHTVTKKAVA
- a CDS encoding NAD-dependent epimerase/dehydratase family protein, with protein sequence MRVLITGGAGFIGCHASAALLELGHDVTVVDDLSLGSRNNVSHLLDHERFQLQVFDLLDSCALDALMASAGIECVFHLAANSDIARSHDNPDVDFDRTLRTTYNVLRSMRAHDVKQIVFASTSAIYGDSSQPLDESYGPLLPVSHYGAAKLAGEAFISSFVSNYGMQAWIARFPNVVGEKATHGAIFDFINRLRSDPHKLRVLGDGRQAKPYLYVRDLVDGLLHIWQHAHEQINVYNIGVASRTSVKQIVDTVVSEMQLTPEIQYTGGSRGWIGDVPQVTYRIDKLHSLGWRAKCSSDEAVVTAVRAILDVKS
- a CDS encoding GHMP kinase; translation: MIISRTPLRISFAGGGSDMKEFYSAHGGAVLSVAIRKYVYLSMHPFFHQDKIFLKYSESELVDSTSDIKHKIIREVFNEYGISGVDFNSSADVPAGTGLGSSSAFTVGLINLCNAYTRRAMHKFKAAEYACQIEIDKLAEPIGKQDQYAASIGGMNYLRFMPDGEVKVESLALSETVSRRLQNSLRMYYLGSSRSASAVLREQRDNIRQDSAKIASLKKITQLARDLRIAVRSGDIDAFGEIMHTGWMHKQELASGISNEKINHYYELGIKNGATGGKLLGAGGSGFLLFYVPERRQEQLRYSLRELKEYEVEFDSEGSTVIYNDQTQSRNIALAA